In Edaphobacter aggregans, the sequence TGTTGACGGGTGAAGTCGGGAAAAACTGCTGGCCCCGGCCATACCTCAGCTATATAAAGGGAACCGTCCGCATTCTTCACGAAGTGGTCGCCCGCCATGCCTGTGTCAAACGGCGCGTAACCTTGATCTGGAAGATAGGCGATGTGCAGATCTGTGATGGCGACGACGTGGAACTGCTTCCGCGCAAGTTCGTCGATCATTCCGGTGAAGTCTGGGAAGCGCGTCGTGTCGACCGTGAAGGGTCGATTGTTCTTCTGGTAGTCGATATCGAGGTAGAGCGCGTCAGCAGGAATCTTGTCGGTACGAAGCCGGTTGGCGATCTCCATCACGCGCGCCTGCGATTCGTAACTGTAGCGCGACTGTTGAAAGCCAAGCGACCATAGAGGCGGCAGAGGCGAAGGGCCTGTCAACCACGCATAGGTCTCGACGACTTGTTTGGGGGTAGGCCCGTAAAACAGGTAGTAGTCGATAGGGCCGTCGGGTGCGCCGAATGAGTAGGCGTCCACAAGCTCTTTGCCGAAGTCGAAGCTGCTGCGCCAGGTGTTGTCGAAGAGAACGCCGATGGCACGACCGCCGCTCATAGAGATAAAGAAAGGAATGCTCTTGTAGATTGGGTCGGTCGATTCCTGATAGCCGAAGGTGTCCGTGTTCCAGTCTGTGAAGGCCATGCCGCGCCGATCGAGTGGGCCTACCTTGTCGCCCAAGCCGAAAAAGTGCTCATCGGGTTGCATCTGCTTGTAGAGGCGAAAGCTGTTTCCGTGATACTCCACTGGCCGGTAGTCCTGCTGGAGCAAATGACCAGCGAGATCTGTGACGCGCAGGGTGGCGGTGTGGCGGTCGACCGTAACGTGCAGGGCCGTGGTGCTGAACCCCACGGAATCAGCGTTCGACTCCTGCTGCACCGAGCTGGTTGCTGTTCGCGCTGCTGGCAGAACGGCCCATGAGGCATCTTCGGGAAGTGCTCCGCCGCGGCCAATACGCACTCTAAGAACATCCGGGCGAAGCGCCGTAATCTGCATCGCCGCACCACTGACCGTTAAGGTGAGCCCGTTCGGCAGTGGCGTCGCGTTCTCTACGGTGGACAGCGTAAGGGTCGTCTGGTCGGCGGCGAATGAATAGCCAAAGGCAGGGCACGCCACAAGAAGGCTGAACGGGAGCAGTAACTTGCGCCGGATATGCATGGTGAAGAGATATCAGCTTGATGCGACAACGGGCAAGTGAGCGTAGGCTCGTTTTTCCGTCATATTGACGAACGTTTATTTTTAAAAGAGCCGAGAGTTCCGACGATTCGGAAACAAGCATCGACGAAACTCCAAAATGACCTGTACTGCTCATGCTGATTCCACTGTAGGAGAATCGGGAATGAATAAGATCGGTCTTCTATCGAGAGTGTTAGTTTCGGTTCCGCTTCTACTTCTGCTGCCGGCCGCTATAGCTCAGATGGATACTGCCCGCATTCAAGGCGCAGTCACGGATACGACTGGCGCGCCCATACCCGCCGCTGCTATCACTGTCACGAATTTGAAGACCGGCGCTCTCTTCAAGACCAGGTCCGATGGCACTGGCAATTTCACCGTCAGCGCTCTGCCAGTCGGCGACTATAAAGCTGACGTCCAGGTGGCTGGTTTTCAAAGCCAGGTGCAGAACTTCAGTCTGACCGTCTCGCAGGTCAAAACTATCAAGTTCAAGCTCGCGGCAGTGAGGCCTCCACGGCGATCGAGGCCACGGGCGCCCGCTCCGGTGGTCTATACAACGAGCTTCTCGACGGGCGCGGATCCGGCCGGAGGAATGGCCTAAGCCGTCCGCTCGACCACGAGCATGGTGCGGTCATCGTGCGGCGGCACACCCTCGCAGAAACAATGCATGGAGGAGAAGACCGACTCGATTGGATTCGCGGCCACAAATTCCATTTCGAGTTTCCTCGAGCCGAACTGCACACCCGCGGGATTCTCGGCCTCGCTTACACCATCGCTCAACAGAACCAGCCGCGCCCCCACCGGCATAATGAGTGGAACCGAGTGGAAGGTGGCCGTTTCAAACAGTCCAATGGGCATGTCACCGTCGGTAATCTCCTCCATCTGTCCATTCATGCCGACGACAAAAGGACAGACATGGCCGCCATTCACTAACTCAACAGAACCTCCGTTGCGATAGTGCGCGGCCACCAGCGTTACATACTTCTGCCCCGAGACGCGTGCGCACAGGAAGGAGTTCACCGAATTCACCGTATCTACCAGGGACGCTCCACTCATGATCTGCGCATACATCATGCCCTGGATGATTGAGGCGAGCAGCGCCGCCGACATGCCCTTACCCGAGACGTCGGCGACGATCGCGACGAATCCGTCCTTGACGGGGATGACGTCATAGAAGTCTCCACCGACCTCTGTGCATGGCACAGACCTCGCCATCACCTTCGCGTACTGGAAGTCGGGCAGTTCACGCGCCATGATGCTCTGCTGGATCGACGCCGCGATCTCCATCTCCTTACGGAGCAATTCAGCGTCCCGTTCCGCCTGCATCATCCGCGCGTTCTCGACAAGGTTTGCGGCTTCGGACGCGATCGCCTGCAGGATGTCGCGCCCTACTCGATTCAGTGTGCTCGTCCGCAGCCGGCTATCGAGGTACAACAGTCCCAGCAGTCGTTCAGAACTTCTCCCCCGCAACGGAATTGCAATCACGCTGCGCAGTTCATGAGCCACCATGCTCTCGCGCCCAACAACGTGGCCGTCGCCACTGACATCTCCGACGATGTACTCCTGCCCTGACTCGGCTGCATCTCTCACAATCGAGTGTGAGATCTTCGAGTCGTCCATCAACGGCAACCCTTCGTTGTTCAATCCGCATTCCAGACGAAGCGTAGCCAGACTGTCACCCAGAAACACAAATCCCCGCTCGGCACCTGTCAGCCGCAGGGTATATTCCACCATCGTGTTCAATACTTCGTTCAGTACGCGTGTGTTGTTGAAGCTTTGCGCCGCCTGGAGAAACAGCGACAGTTTCTCCAGTTGGGAACCCGCTGACTCGCCCGCGATGCGGCTCAACAACACGCGGGTCGAAGTGTGATCCTGTGCGACGACAAACACCAGAACCACGTTGGAAGCGCCTGGCTGGATCCGGTCGCCCGATTGCAGTTGCGCCATCTCGATCTTCAGGCCGTTGACCAGCGTGCCATGGCGGCTTCCTAAATCCCGGATTACAAAGCCATCGCCATCACGTTCGATGACGGCATGCTGTCGCGAGACCTGTGGATTCAGCAACGAGAGATCACGATCCGCTTGCCTGCCGATCGTGAAAGGAAATGTCTCGATCGGCACAGTCCTGCTTTGGTCGCCATCCTGAACCAAAACCCGTGCAGTATGTTTTGCAGTCTCCAAGGTACCCCTCAAGGACCATCGATATCCTGGCTTTTCGACATAGGACGCGCCGCTGCTCAGGATCGGATTGAAGTCTAACACCTTGCGAAATCGTTGCTTGCTGTCTTCCCCTACATCCGTCGTTGAGAGCCGATTCCGTGTGTGATAGCATCCCTCTCTCTTCGGGAAGCACGCCGCGGCCGGTCTGAAACGGACGTCAGGTGCGGTGCAGTGTATGTAGTTCGACGGGCGCGAAGAAGACGCAGGTAGACTCGAACGGCTGGTGCCTCCATGCATGGAATCGCACGGCAAACCAATACGGCCAGCAGCTTTAAGTTGGCAGCTGCAATCACTGAGACAACGTTGCTGCCCTCTCCCTGTCCTGCGGTTGCCCATTCGATTTTTAATCGCCATTGCAATGACAGCATCCCGCAAACCAGCAAGACAAATTCTCGAAAGACGGACCGAGGAGCCTGAGCATGAAGATCTATCCGGGAAATGAGATCCGCAACGTAGCTGTCGTCGGGCACTCGCACTGCGGTAAGACCA encodes:
- a CDS encoding carboxypeptidase-like regulatory domain-containing protein yields the protein MNKIGLLSRVLVSVPLLLLLPAAIAQMDTARIQGAVTDTTGAPIPAAAITVTNLKTGALFKTRSDGTGNFTVSALPVGDYKADVQVAGFQSQVQNFSLTVSQVKTIKFKLAAVRPPRRSRPRAPAPVVYTTSFSTGADPAGGMA
- a CDS encoding SpoIIE family protein phosphatase, yielding MAIKNRMGNRRTGRGQQRCLSDCSCQLKAAGRIGLPCDSMHGGTSRSSLPASSSRPSNYIHCTAPDVRFRPAAACFPKREGCYHTRNRLSTTDVGEDSKQRFRKVLDFNPILSSGASYVEKPGYRWSLRGTLETAKHTARVLVQDGDQSRTVPIETFPFTIGRQADRDLSLLNPQVSRQHAVIERDGDGFVIRDLGSRHGTLVNGLKIEMAQLQSGDRIQPGASNVVLVFVVAQDHTSTRVLLSRIAGESAGSQLEKLSLFLQAAQSFNNTRVLNEVLNTMVEYTLRLTGAERGFVFLGDSLATLRLECGLNNEGLPLMDDSKISHSIVRDAAESGQEYIVGDVSGDGHVVGRESMVAHELRSVIAIPLRGRSSERLLGLLYLDSRLRTSTLNRVGRDILQAIASEAANLVENARMMQAERDAELLRKEMEIAASIQQSIMARELPDFQYAKVMARSVPCTEVGGDFYDVIPVKDGFVAIVADVSGKGMSAALLASIIQGMMYAQIMSGASLVDTVNSVNSFLCARVSGQKYVTLVAAHYRNGGSVELVNGGHVCPFVVGMNGQMEEITDGDMPIGLFETATFHSVPLIMPVGARLVLLSDGVSEAENPAGVQFGSRKLEMEFVAANPIESVFSSMHCFCEGVPPHDDRTMLVVERTA